The following coding sequences are from one Vulpes vulpes isolate BD-2025 chromosome 12, VulVul3, whole genome shotgun sequence window:
- the CAMTA2 gene encoding calmodulin-binding transcription activator 2 isoform X16, with product MNTKDTTEVAENSHHLKIFLPKKLLECLPRCPLLPPERLRWNTNEEIASYLITFEKHDEWLSCAPKTRPQNGSIILYNRKKVKYRKDGYLWKKRKDGKTTREDHMKLKVQGMECLYGCYVHSSIVPTFHRRCYWLLQNPDIVLVHYLNVPALEDCGKGCSPIFCPVSSDRREWLKWSREELLGQLRPMFHGIKWSCGNGTEEFSVEQLVQQILDTHPTKPAPRTHACLCSGGLGSGSLTHKCSSTKHRIISPKVEPRALTLTSVPHPNPPEPPPLIAPLPPELPKAHASPSSSSSSSSSGFAEPLEIRPSPPTSRGGSSRGGTAILLLTGLEQRAGGLTPTRHLAPQADPRPSMSLAVVVGSETSSPPAPPSPAFDPDRFLNSPQRGQTYGGGQGVSPDFPEAEAAHTPCPALEPAAALEPQAAARGPPPLPGASGRRGNRFFIQDDGSGEELKAQGAAPPAPSPHPSPPPSPAPLEPPGRGGRGEALFGGAAGASELEPFGLASFPDLMGELISDEAPGAPVPTTQLSPALSTITDFSPEWSYPEGGVKVLITGPWTEAAEHYSCVFDHIAVPASLVQPGVLRCYCPAHEVGLVSLQVAGREGPLSASVLFEYRARRFLSLPSTQLDWLSLDDNQFRMSILERLEQMEKRMADMAAAGQAPCRSPNTPPIQDEGQGPGFEARVVVLVENMIPRSTWRGPERLAHGSPFRGMSLLHLAAAQGYARLIDTLSQWRSMGTVSLDLEQEADPLNVDHFSCTPLMWACALGHLEAAVLLFRWNRQALSIPDSLGRLPLSVAQSRGHVRLARCLEELQRQEAAAELPLALSPPSSSPDTGLSSVSSPSELSDGTFSVTSAYSSAPDGSPPPAPVLPSEMAMEETMPGQLSSGAPEGPLFLMDCEATNPQEPVPSRPPLPPAPERGAASEEADSPPAVDVIPVDMISLAKQIIEATPERIKREDFVGLPETGAPMRERTGALGLSETMSWLASYLENVDHFPSSAPPSELPLERGRLAVPPAPSWAEFLSASASGKMESDFALLTLSDHEQRELYEAARVIQTAFRKYKGRRLKEQQEVAAAVIQRCYRKYKQFALYKKMTQAAILIQSKFRSYYEQKRFQQSRRAAVLIQQHYRSYRRRPAGTLPARSKGSFLTKKQDQAARKIMRFLRRCRHRMRELKQNQELEGLPQPGLAT from the exons ATGAATACCAAGGATACCACCGAGGTTGCTG AGAACAGCCACCACCTGAAGATCTTTCTCCCCAAGAAGCTGCTGGAGTGTCTTCCTCGCTGTCCACTGCTGCCTCCAGAGCGGCTACGGTGGAATACAAATGAG GAGATTGCATCCTACTTGATCACCTTTGAGAAGCATGACGAGTGGCTATCCTGTGCCCCGAAGACAAG GCCTCAGAACGGCTCCATCATCCTCTACAACCGCAAGAAGGTGAAATACCGGAAGGACGGTTACCTGTGGAAGAAGCGGAAGGATGGGAAGACCACGAGAGAGGACCATATGAAGCTGAAGGTCCAGGGCATGGAG TGTCTCTATGGCTGCTACGTTCACTCTTCCATCGTCCCCACATTCCATCGGCGCTGCTACTGGCTGCTCCAG AACCCTGACATCGTGCTTGTACACTACCTGAATGTCCCTGCCCTGGAGGACTGTGGAAAAGGCTGCAGCCCCATCTTTTGTCCTGTCAGCAGCGACCGTCGCGAGTGGCTGAAGTGGTCCCGGGAGGAGCTGCTGGGGCAGCTGAGGCCCATGT TTCATGGCATCAAGTGGAGCTGTGGGAATGGGACAGAGGAGTTCTCCGTGGAGCAGCTGGTGCAGCAGATCCTAGACACCCACCCGACCAAGCCCGCACCCCGAACCCATGCCTGCCTCTGCAGTGGGGGTCTCG GTTCCGGGAGCCTCACCCACAAATGCAGCAGCACAAAACACCGCATCATCTCTCCCAAAGTGGAGCCCCGAGCTTTAACCCTGACCTCTGTGCCCCACCCAAACCCCCCTGAGCCCCCTCCACTGATAGCCCCTCTTCCCCCAGAGCTCCCAAAGGCACatgcttccccttcctcttcctcgtcctcttcttcctctggcttTGCAGAACCCCTAGAGATTAGACCTAGCCCCCCCACCTCTCGAGGGGGTTCATCCAGAGGAGGCACCGCAATCCTCCTCCTGACGGGACTGGAGCAGCGTGCGGGGGGCCTGACGCCCACCAGGCACTTGGCTCCCCAGGCTGACCCTAGGCCTTCCATGAGCTTGGCTGTGGTTGTGGGCTCTGAGACCTCTTCCCCACCggctcctcccagccctgcctttgACCCAGATCGTTTTCTCAACAGCCCTCAGAGGGGTCAGACCTATGGAGGGGGCCAGGGGGTAAGCCCAGACTTCCCGGAGGCAGAGGCCGcccacaccccctgccctgccctggagcccGCTGCTGCCCTGGAGCCCCAGGCGGCTGCTCGGGGGCCCCCTCCTCTGCCAGGAGCAAGTGGGAGAAGAGGAAATCGCTTCTTCATTCAAGATgatggcagtggggaggagcTCAAGGCCCAGGGGGCTGCCCCACCTGCACCTTCACCtcatccctcacccccaccttcACCTGCCCCCTTGGAGCCACCAGGccggggaggaagaggggaggccTTGTTTGGAGGAGCTGCAGGGGCCAGCGAACTGGAGCCCTTCGGTCTTGCATCATTCCCTGACCTCATGGGAGAGCTCATCAGCGACGAGGCTCCAGGAGCCCCTGTCCCAACCACCCAGCTCTCTCCAGCTCTTAGCACCATCACAGACTTCTCCCCGGAGTGGTCCTACCCAGAG GGTGGGGTCAAGGTGCTCATCACAGGTCCCTGGACAGAGGCTGCGGAGCATTACTCCTGTGTTTTTGATCACATCGCTGTGCCAGCCTCTCTTGTCCAGCCTGGTGTCCTACGCTGCTACTGTCCTG cccatGAGGTTGGGCTGGTGTCTTTGCAGGTGGCGGGGCGGGAGGGCcccctttctgcctctgtgctcttTGAGTATCGAGCCCGCCGGTTCCTGTCATTGCCTAGTACTCAGCTTGACTGGTTGTCACTGGACG ACAACCAGTTCCGGATGTCCATCCTGGAGCGGCTGGAGCAGATGGAGAAGCGCATGGCTGACATGGCAGCAGctgggcaggctccctgccgcAGTCCCAATACACCTCCAATTCAG GATGAAGGCCAGGGGCCGGGGTTTGAGGCCCGAGTGGTGGTCTTGGTGGAAAACATGATCCCACGCTCGACCTGGAGGGGTCCTGAACGTCTGGCGCATGGAAGCCCCTTCCGGGGCATGAGCCTTCTACACCTGGCTGCTGCCCAGGGCTATGCCCGCCTCATCGACACCCTGAGCCAGTGGCG GAGCATGGGGACAGTGAGCTTGGACTTAGAGCAAGAGGCTGACCCGCTCAACGTGGACCACTTCTCTTGCACCCCGCTG ATGTGGGCTTGTGCCCTGGGGCACTTGGAGGCCGCTGTGCTCCTCTTCCGCTGGAACAGACAGGCGCTGAGCATTCCTGACTCTCTGGGCCGGCTGCCCCTGTCGGTGGCGCAGTCCCGGGGTCACGTGCGCCTGGCCCGCTGCCTCGAGGAACTGCAGAGACAGGAGGCTGCAGCCGAGCTTCCACTtgccctgtccccaccctcctccagcccAGACACAG GACTGAGCAGCGTCTCCTCACCCTCGGAGCTGTCGGATGGTACTTTCTCCGTCACGTCAGCCTACTCCAGCGCCCCAGATGGCagtcctccccccgcccctgtgCTGCCCTCCGAGATGGCTATGGAAGAGACCATGCCAGGCCAGCTCTCCTCCGGTGCCCCTGAGGGCCCCCTATTTCTCATGGACTGTGAAGCCACCAACCCCCAAGAGCCGGTACCCTCACGGcctcctctccccccagccccagagcGTGGGGCTGCCTCAGAGGAAGCAGACAGCCCCCCAGCTGTGGATGTGATCCCG GTGGACATGATCTCACTGGCCAAGCAGATCATCGAAGCCACACCAGAGCGGATTAAACGAGAGGACTTTGTGGGGCTGCCTGAGACTGGAGCACCAATGAGGGAGCGGACAGGGGCCCTGGGGCTCAGCGAGACCATGTCCTGGCTGGCCAGCTACCTGGAGAATGTGGACCATTTCCCCAGCTCAGCCCCTCCCAG CGAACTACCCTTGGAGCGTGGGCGCCTGGCTGTCCCTCCAGCACCCTCCTGGGCAGAGTTTCTGTCCGCCTCTGCCAGCGGCAAGATGGAGAGTGACTTTGCCCTGCTGACGCTGTCGGATCATGAGCAGCGGGAACTGTACGAGGCAGCTCGAGTCATCCAGACAGCCTTCCGAAAGTACAAG GGCCGGAGGCTGAAGGAACAGCAGGAGGTGGCAGCGGCTGTGATCCAGCGCTGCTACCGGAAGTACAAGCAG TTTGCACTCTACAAGAAGATGACCCAGGCGGCCATCCTGATCCAGAGCAAGTTCCGGAGCTACTACGAGCAGAAGCGGTTCCAGCAGAGCCGCCGCGCCGCGGTGCTCATCCAGCAGCACTACCGCTCCTATCGCCGACGACCAGCGGGCACTCTGCCGGCCCGCAGCAA AGGCTCCTTTCTCACCAAGAAGCAGGACCAGGCAGCCCGGAAGATCATGCGCTTCCTGCGGCGCTGCCGACACAG GATGAGGGAACTGAAGCAGAACCAGGAGCTGGAAGGGCTCCCCCAGCCCGGCCTGGCCACCTGA
- the CAMTA2 gene encoding calmodulin-binding transcription activator 2 isoform X8, with amino-acid sequence MNTKDTTEVAENSHHLKIFLPKKLLECLPRCPLLPPERLRWNTNEEIASYLITFEKHDEWLSCAPKTRPQNGSIILYNRKKVKYRKDGYLWKKRKDGKTTREDHMKLKVQGMEPVSWQCLYGCYVHSSIVPTFHRRCYWLLQNPDIVLVHYLNVPALEDCGKGCSPIFCPVSSDRREWLKWSREELLGQLRPMFHGIKWSCGNGTEEFSVEQLVQQILDTHPTKPAPRTHACLCSGGLGSGSLTHKCSSTKHRIISPKVEPRALTLTSVPHPNPPEPPPLIAPLPPELPKAHASPSSSSSSSSSGFAEPLEIRPSPPTSRGGSSRGGTAILLLTGLEQRAGGLTPTRHLAPQADPRPSMSLAVVVGSETSSPPAPPSPAFDPDRFLNSPQRGQTYGGGQGVSPDFPEAEAAHTPCPALEPAAALEPQAAARGPPPLPGASGRRGNRFFIQDDGSGEELKAQGAAPPAPSPHPSPPPSPAPLEPPGRGGRGEALFGGAAGASELEPFGLASFPDLMGELISDEAPGAPVPTTQLSPALSTITDFSPEWSYPEGGVKVLITGPWTEAAEHYSCVFDHIAVPASLVQPGVLRCYCPAHEVGLVSLQVAGREGPLSASVLFEYRARRFLSLPSTQLDWLSLDDNQFRMSILERLEQMEKRMADMAAAGQAPCRSPNTPPIQDEGQGPGFEARVVVLVENMIPRSTWRGPERLAHGSPFRGMSLLHLAAAQGYARLIDTLSQWRSMGTVSLDLEQEADPLNVDHFSCTPLMWACALGHLEAAVLLFRWNRQALSIPDSLGRLPLSVAQSRGHVRLARCLEELQRQEAAAELPLALSPPSSSPDTGLSSVSSPSELSDGTFSVTSAYSSAPDGSPPPAPVLPSEMAMEETMPGQLSSGAPEGPLFLMDCEATNPQEPVPSRPPLPPAPERGAASEEADSPPAVDVIPVDMISLAKQIIEATPERIKREDFVGLPETGAPMRERTGALGLSETMSWLASYLENVDHFPSSAPPSELPLERGRLAVPPAPSWAEFLSASASGKMESDFALLTLSDHEQRELYEAARVIQTAFRKYKGRRLKEQQEVAAAVIQRCYRKYKQLTWIALKFALYKKMTQAAILIQSKFRSYYEQKRFQQSRRAAVLIQQHYRSYRRRPAGTLPARSNRGSFLTKKQDQAARKIMRFLRRCRHRMRELKQNQELEGLPQPGLAT; translated from the exons ATGAATACCAAGGATACCACCGAGGTTGCTG AGAACAGCCACCACCTGAAGATCTTTCTCCCCAAGAAGCTGCTGGAGTGTCTTCCTCGCTGTCCACTGCTGCCTCCAGAGCGGCTACGGTGGAATACAAATGAG GAGATTGCATCCTACTTGATCACCTTTGAGAAGCATGACGAGTGGCTATCCTGTGCCCCGAAGACAAG GCCTCAGAACGGCTCCATCATCCTCTACAACCGCAAGAAGGTGAAATACCGGAAGGACGGTTACCTGTGGAAGAAGCGGAAGGATGGGAAGACCACGAGAGAGGACCATATGAAGCTGAAGGTCCAGGGCATGGAG cctgtcTCCTGGCAGTGTCTCTATGGCTGCTACGTTCACTCTTCCATCGTCCCCACATTCCATCGGCGCTGCTACTGGCTGCTCCAG AACCCTGACATCGTGCTTGTACACTACCTGAATGTCCCTGCCCTGGAGGACTGTGGAAAAGGCTGCAGCCCCATCTTTTGTCCTGTCAGCAGCGACCGTCGCGAGTGGCTGAAGTGGTCCCGGGAGGAGCTGCTGGGGCAGCTGAGGCCCATGT TTCATGGCATCAAGTGGAGCTGTGGGAATGGGACAGAGGAGTTCTCCGTGGAGCAGCTGGTGCAGCAGATCCTAGACACCCACCCGACCAAGCCCGCACCCCGAACCCATGCCTGCCTCTGCAGTGGGGGTCTCG GTTCCGGGAGCCTCACCCACAAATGCAGCAGCACAAAACACCGCATCATCTCTCCCAAAGTGGAGCCCCGAGCTTTAACCCTGACCTCTGTGCCCCACCCAAACCCCCCTGAGCCCCCTCCACTGATAGCCCCTCTTCCCCCAGAGCTCCCAAAGGCACatgcttccccttcctcttcctcgtcctcttcttcctctggcttTGCAGAACCCCTAGAGATTAGACCTAGCCCCCCCACCTCTCGAGGGGGTTCATCCAGAGGAGGCACCGCAATCCTCCTCCTGACGGGACTGGAGCAGCGTGCGGGGGGCCTGACGCCCACCAGGCACTTGGCTCCCCAGGCTGACCCTAGGCCTTCCATGAGCTTGGCTGTGGTTGTGGGCTCTGAGACCTCTTCCCCACCggctcctcccagccctgcctttgACCCAGATCGTTTTCTCAACAGCCCTCAGAGGGGTCAGACCTATGGAGGGGGCCAGGGGGTAAGCCCAGACTTCCCGGAGGCAGAGGCCGcccacaccccctgccctgccctggagcccGCTGCTGCCCTGGAGCCCCAGGCGGCTGCTCGGGGGCCCCCTCCTCTGCCAGGAGCAAGTGGGAGAAGAGGAAATCGCTTCTTCATTCAAGATgatggcagtggggaggagcTCAAGGCCCAGGGGGCTGCCCCACCTGCACCTTCACCtcatccctcacccccaccttcACCTGCCCCCTTGGAGCCACCAGGccggggaggaagaggggaggccTTGTTTGGAGGAGCTGCAGGGGCCAGCGAACTGGAGCCCTTCGGTCTTGCATCATTCCCTGACCTCATGGGAGAGCTCATCAGCGACGAGGCTCCAGGAGCCCCTGTCCCAACCACCCAGCTCTCTCCAGCTCTTAGCACCATCACAGACTTCTCCCCGGAGTGGTCCTACCCAGAG GGTGGGGTCAAGGTGCTCATCACAGGTCCCTGGACAGAGGCTGCGGAGCATTACTCCTGTGTTTTTGATCACATCGCTGTGCCAGCCTCTCTTGTCCAGCCTGGTGTCCTACGCTGCTACTGTCCTG cccatGAGGTTGGGCTGGTGTCTTTGCAGGTGGCGGGGCGGGAGGGCcccctttctgcctctgtgctcttTGAGTATCGAGCCCGCCGGTTCCTGTCATTGCCTAGTACTCAGCTTGACTGGTTGTCACTGGACG ACAACCAGTTCCGGATGTCCATCCTGGAGCGGCTGGAGCAGATGGAGAAGCGCATGGCTGACATGGCAGCAGctgggcaggctccctgccgcAGTCCCAATACACCTCCAATTCAG GATGAAGGCCAGGGGCCGGGGTTTGAGGCCCGAGTGGTGGTCTTGGTGGAAAACATGATCCCACGCTCGACCTGGAGGGGTCCTGAACGTCTGGCGCATGGAAGCCCCTTCCGGGGCATGAGCCTTCTACACCTGGCTGCTGCCCAGGGCTATGCCCGCCTCATCGACACCCTGAGCCAGTGGCG GAGCATGGGGACAGTGAGCTTGGACTTAGAGCAAGAGGCTGACCCGCTCAACGTGGACCACTTCTCTTGCACCCCGCTG ATGTGGGCTTGTGCCCTGGGGCACTTGGAGGCCGCTGTGCTCCTCTTCCGCTGGAACAGACAGGCGCTGAGCATTCCTGACTCTCTGGGCCGGCTGCCCCTGTCGGTGGCGCAGTCCCGGGGTCACGTGCGCCTGGCCCGCTGCCTCGAGGAACTGCAGAGACAGGAGGCTGCAGCCGAGCTTCCACTtgccctgtccccaccctcctccagcccAGACACAG GACTGAGCAGCGTCTCCTCACCCTCGGAGCTGTCGGATGGTACTTTCTCCGTCACGTCAGCCTACTCCAGCGCCCCAGATGGCagtcctccccccgcccctgtgCTGCCCTCCGAGATGGCTATGGAAGAGACCATGCCAGGCCAGCTCTCCTCCGGTGCCCCTGAGGGCCCCCTATTTCTCATGGACTGTGAAGCCACCAACCCCCAAGAGCCGGTACCCTCACGGcctcctctccccccagccccagagcGTGGGGCTGCCTCAGAGGAAGCAGACAGCCCCCCAGCTGTGGATGTGATCCCG GTGGACATGATCTCACTGGCCAAGCAGATCATCGAAGCCACACCAGAGCGGATTAAACGAGAGGACTTTGTGGGGCTGCCTGAGACTGGAGCACCAATGAGGGAGCGGACAGGGGCCCTGGGGCTCAGCGAGACCATGTCCTGGCTGGCCAGCTACCTGGAGAATGTGGACCATTTCCCCAGCTCAGCCCCTCCCAG CGAACTACCCTTGGAGCGTGGGCGCCTGGCTGTCCCTCCAGCACCCTCCTGGGCAGAGTTTCTGTCCGCCTCTGCCAGCGGCAAGATGGAGAGTGACTTTGCCCTGCTGACGCTGTCGGATCATGAGCAGCGGGAACTGTACGAGGCAGCTCGAGTCATCCAGACAGCCTTCCGAAAGTACAAG GGCCGGAGGCTGAAGGAACAGCAGGAGGTGGCAGCGGCTGTGATCCAGCGCTGCTACCGGAAGTACAAGCAG CTGACCTGGATTGCACTGAAG TTTGCACTCTACAAGAAGATGACCCAGGCGGCCATCCTGATCCAGAGCAAGTTCCGGAGCTACTACGAGCAGAAGCGGTTCCAGCAGAGCCGCCGCGCCGCGGTGCTCATCCAGCAGCACTACCGCTCCTATCGCCGACGACCAGCGGGCACTCTGCCGGCCCGCAGCAA CAGAGGCTCCTTTCTCACCAAGAAGCAGGACCAGGCAGCCCGGAAGATCATGCGCTTCCTGCGGCGCTGCCGACACAG GATGAGGGAACTGAAGCAGAACCAGGAGCTGGAAGGGCTCCCCCAGCCCGGCCTGGCCACCTGA
- the CAMTA2 gene encoding calmodulin-binding transcription activator 2 isoform X20 yields the protein MNTKDTTEVAENSHHLKIFLPKKLLECLPRCPLLPPERLRWNTNEEIASYLITFEKHDEWLSCAPKTRPQNGSIILYNRKKVKYRKDGYLWKKRKDGKTTREDHMKLKVQGMENPDIVLVHYLNVPALEDCGKGCSPIFCPVSSDRREWLKWSREELLGQLRPMFHGIKWSCGNGTEEFSVEQLVQQILDTHPTKPAPRTHACLCSGGLGSGSLTHKCSSTKHRIISPKVEPRALTLTSVPHPNPPEPPPLIAPLPPELPKAHASPSSSSSSSSSGFAEPLEIRPSPPTSRGGSSRGGTAILLLTGLEQRAGGLTPTRHLAPQADPRPSMSLAVVVGSETSSPPAPPSPAFDPDRFLNSPQRGQTYGGGQGVSPDFPEAEAAHTPCPALEPAAALEPQAAARGPPPLPGASGRRGNRFFIQDDGSGEELKAQGAAPPAPSPHPSPPPSPAPLEPPGRGGRGEALFGGAAGASELEPFGLASFPDLMGELISDEAPGAPVPTTQLSPALSTITDFSPEWSYPEGGVKVLITGPWTEAAEHYSCVFDHIAVPASLVQPGVLRCYCPAHEVGLVSLQVAGREGPLSASVLFEYRARRFLSLPSTQLDWLSLDDNQFRMSILERLEQMEKRMADMAAAGQAPCRSPNTPPIQDEGQGPGFEARVVVLVENMIPRSTWRGPERLAHGSPFRGMSLLHLAAAQGYARLIDTLSQWRSMGTVSLDLEQEADPLNVDHFSCTPLMWACALGHLEAAVLLFRWNRQALSIPDSLGRLPLSVAQSRGHVRLARCLEELQRQEAAAELPLALSPPSSSPDTGLSSVSSPSELSDGTFSVTSAYSSAPDGSPPPAPVLPSEMAMEETMPGQLSSGAPEGPLFLMDCEATNPQEPVPSRPPLPPAPERGAASEEADSPPAVDVIPVDMISLAKQIIEATPERIKREDFVGLPETGAPMRERTGALGLSETMSWLASYLENVDHFPSSAPPSELPLERGRLAVPPAPSWAEFLSASASGKMESDFALLTLSDHEQRELYEAARVIQTAFRKYKGRRLKEQQEVAAAVIQRCYRKYKQFALYKKMTQAAILIQSKFRSYYEQKRFQQSRRAAVLIQQHYRSYRRRPAGTLPARSKGSFLTKKQDQAARKIMRFLRRCRHRMRELKQNQELEGLPQPGLAT from the exons ATGAATACCAAGGATACCACCGAGGTTGCTG AGAACAGCCACCACCTGAAGATCTTTCTCCCCAAGAAGCTGCTGGAGTGTCTTCCTCGCTGTCCACTGCTGCCTCCAGAGCGGCTACGGTGGAATACAAATGAG GAGATTGCATCCTACTTGATCACCTTTGAGAAGCATGACGAGTGGCTATCCTGTGCCCCGAAGACAAG GCCTCAGAACGGCTCCATCATCCTCTACAACCGCAAGAAGGTGAAATACCGGAAGGACGGTTACCTGTGGAAGAAGCGGAAGGATGGGAAGACCACGAGAGAGGACCATATGAAGCTGAAGGTCCAGGGCATGGAG AACCCTGACATCGTGCTTGTACACTACCTGAATGTCCCTGCCCTGGAGGACTGTGGAAAAGGCTGCAGCCCCATCTTTTGTCCTGTCAGCAGCGACCGTCGCGAGTGGCTGAAGTGGTCCCGGGAGGAGCTGCTGGGGCAGCTGAGGCCCATGT TTCATGGCATCAAGTGGAGCTGTGGGAATGGGACAGAGGAGTTCTCCGTGGAGCAGCTGGTGCAGCAGATCCTAGACACCCACCCGACCAAGCCCGCACCCCGAACCCATGCCTGCCTCTGCAGTGGGGGTCTCG GTTCCGGGAGCCTCACCCACAAATGCAGCAGCACAAAACACCGCATCATCTCTCCCAAAGTGGAGCCCCGAGCTTTAACCCTGACCTCTGTGCCCCACCCAAACCCCCCTGAGCCCCCTCCACTGATAGCCCCTCTTCCCCCAGAGCTCCCAAAGGCACatgcttccccttcctcttcctcgtcctcttcttcctctggcttTGCAGAACCCCTAGAGATTAGACCTAGCCCCCCCACCTCTCGAGGGGGTTCATCCAGAGGAGGCACCGCAATCCTCCTCCTGACGGGACTGGAGCAGCGTGCGGGGGGCCTGACGCCCACCAGGCACTTGGCTCCCCAGGCTGACCCTAGGCCTTCCATGAGCTTGGCTGTGGTTGTGGGCTCTGAGACCTCTTCCCCACCggctcctcccagccctgcctttgACCCAGATCGTTTTCTCAACAGCCCTCAGAGGGGTCAGACCTATGGAGGGGGCCAGGGGGTAAGCCCAGACTTCCCGGAGGCAGAGGCCGcccacaccccctgccctgccctggagcccGCTGCTGCCCTGGAGCCCCAGGCGGCTGCTCGGGGGCCCCCTCCTCTGCCAGGAGCAAGTGGGAGAAGAGGAAATCGCTTCTTCATTCAAGATgatggcagtggggaggagcTCAAGGCCCAGGGGGCTGCCCCACCTGCACCTTCACCtcatccctcacccccaccttcACCTGCCCCCTTGGAGCCACCAGGccggggaggaagaggggaggccTTGTTTGGAGGAGCTGCAGGGGCCAGCGAACTGGAGCCCTTCGGTCTTGCATCATTCCCTGACCTCATGGGAGAGCTCATCAGCGACGAGGCTCCAGGAGCCCCTGTCCCAACCACCCAGCTCTCTCCAGCTCTTAGCACCATCACAGACTTCTCCCCGGAGTGGTCCTACCCAGAG GGTGGGGTCAAGGTGCTCATCACAGGTCCCTGGACAGAGGCTGCGGAGCATTACTCCTGTGTTTTTGATCACATCGCTGTGCCAGCCTCTCTTGTCCAGCCTGGTGTCCTACGCTGCTACTGTCCTG cccatGAGGTTGGGCTGGTGTCTTTGCAGGTGGCGGGGCGGGAGGGCcccctttctgcctctgtgctcttTGAGTATCGAGCCCGCCGGTTCCTGTCATTGCCTAGTACTCAGCTTGACTGGTTGTCACTGGACG ACAACCAGTTCCGGATGTCCATCCTGGAGCGGCTGGAGCAGATGGAGAAGCGCATGGCTGACATGGCAGCAGctgggcaggctccctgccgcAGTCCCAATACACCTCCAATTCAG GATGAAGGCCAGGGGCCGGGGTTTGAGGCCCGAGTGGTGGTCTTGGTGGAAAACATGATCCCACGCTCGACCTGGAGGGGTCCTGAACGTCTGGCGCATGGAAGCCCCTTCCGGGGCATGAGCCTTCTACACCTGGCTGCTGCCCAGGGCTATGCCCGCCTCATCGACACCCTGAGCCAGTGGCG GAGCATGGGGACAGTGAGCTTGGACTTAGAGCAAGAGGCTGACCCGCTCAACGTGGACCACTTCTCTTGCACCCCGCTG ATGTGGGCTTGTGCCCTGGGGCACTTGGAGGCCGCTGTGCTCCTCTTCCGCTGGAACAGACAGGCGCTGAGCATTCCTGACTCTCTGGGCCGGCTGCCCCTGTCGGTGGCGCAGTCCCGGGGTCACGTGCGCCTGGCCCGCTGCCTCGAGGAACTGCAGAGACAGGAGGCTGCAGCCGAGCTTCCACTtgccctgtccccaccctcctccagcccAGACACAG GACTGAGCAGCGTCTCCTCACCCTCGGAGCTGTCGGATGGTACTTTCTCCGTCACGTCAGCCTACTCCAGCGCCCCAGATGGCagtcctccccccgcccctgtgCTGCCCTCCGAGATGGCTATGGAAGAGACCATGCCAGGCCAGCTCTCCTCCGGTGCCCCTGAGGGCCCCCTATTTCTCATGGACTGTGAAGCCACCAACCCCCAAGAGCCGGTACCCTCACGGcctcctctccccccagccccagagcGTGGGGCTGCCTCAGAGGAAGCAGACAGCCCCCCAGCTGTGGATGTGATCCCG GTGGACATGATCTCACTGGCCAAGCAGATCATCGAAGCCACACCAGAGCGGATTAAACGAGAGGACTTTGTGGGGCTGCCTGAGACTGGAGCACCAATGAGGGAGCGGACAGGGGCCCTGGGGCTCAGCGAGACCATGTCCTGGCTGGCCAGCTACCTGGAGAATGTGGACCATTTCCCCAGCTCAGCCCCTCCCAG CGAACTACCCTTGGAGCGTGGGCGCCTGGCTGTCCCTCCAGCACCCTCCTGGGCAGAGTTTCTGTCCGCCTCTGCCAGCGGCAAGATGGAGAGTGACTTTGCCCTGCTGACGCTGTCGGATCATGAGCAGCGGGAACTGTACGAGGCAGCTCGAGTCATCCAGACAGCCTTCCGAAAGTACAAG GGCCGGAGGCTGAAGGAACAGCAGGAGGTGGCAGCGGCTGTGATCCAGCGCTGCTACCGGAAGTACAAGCAG TTTGCACTCTACAAGAAGATGACCCAGGCGGCCATCCTGATCCAGAGCAAGTTCCGGAGCTACTACGAGCAGAAGCGGTTCCAGCAGAGCCGCCGCGCCGCGGTGCTCATCCAGCAGCACTACCGCTCCTATCGCCGACGACCAGCGGGCACTCTGCCGGCCCGCAGCAA AGGCTCCTTTCTCACCAAGAAGCAGGACCAGGCAGCCCGGAAGATCATGCGCTTCCTGCGGCGCTGCCGACACAG GATGAGGGAACTGAAGCAGAACCAGGAGCTGGAAGGGCTCCCCCAGCCCGGCCTGGCCACCTGA